A single Spiroplasma floricola 23-6 DNA region contains:
- the rnc gene encoding ribonuclease III, which yields MDIINFLLKEFSIQVKEKNHYFEALTHNSFSNENRSAKNYQRLEFLGDAILQMKVSEYLYKLFPKSNEGLLTKYRSSIVKQTALAEISRKIGLGKFIRLGVGELDSKGYEKDSILSDIFESMTAAIFLDQGDQILNKWLEKTIFSNYIIDQFLDKTHDFKSELQELIQIEMRSELQYVTVACKKFKNNTISFTVNVTLNGMVFGTGIGSNKKQAEQEAAKNALSKIKKNK from the coding sequence ATGGATATAATAAATTTTCTTTTAAAAGAATTTTCAATTCAGGTTAAGGAAAAAAATCACTATTTTGAAGCTTTAACTCATAATTCTTTTTCAAATGAAAATAGAAGTGCTAAAAATTATCAGAGATTAGAATTTTTAGGAGATGCTATCTTACAAATGAAAGTAAGTGAATATCTTTATAAATTGTTTCCAAAATCAAATGAGGGTTTATTAACTAAATATAGAAGTTCAATTGTTAAACAAACTGCATTAGCTGAAATTTCAAGAAAAATAGGTTTAGGTAAATTTATTAGACTTGGTGTAGGAGAATTAGACTCAAAAGGCTATGAAAAAGACTCTATACTTTCAGATATATTTGAAAGTATGACAGCAGCTATATTTTTAGATCAAGGTGATCAAATTTTAAACAAGTGATTAGAAAAAACTATTTTTAGCAATTATATAATTGATCAATTTTTAGATAAAACCCATGATTTTAAATCTGAATTACAAGAATTAATTCAAATAGAGATGAGAAGTGAACTTCAATATGTAACTGTTGCTTGTAAAAAGTTTAAAAATAATACAATTTCATTTACTGTTAATGTAACGCTTAATGGAATGGTATTTGGAACAGGTATTGGAAGCAATAAAAAGCAAGCAGAACAAGAAGCTGCTAAAAATGCTTTGTCTAAAATTAAAAAAAATAAGTAA
- a CDS encoding chromosome segregation protein SMC, which yields MIFLKKIEAYGFKSFAEPTNLNFDFSMTGIVGPNGSGKSNINDAIMWALGEQSYKTLRGDSMEDIVFSGSSEKKPLNMAEVTLVFDNSNRAFSSLDYNEVSITRKFFRPTKESEYFINGSRVRLKDIQEVALETGLTKSSLAIISQGSISNFVESKPEDRRRLFDEAAGIARYKKRKEEAIRKLSRTQENLDRLNDIINEIERKLPSLKRQSKKAISYKELFNELKNIEVSVLVNDIKLYKQKIIELNDQKTELKIEINSLEKQINKKNEEFNSISQSSYNNEKELSKLNKEFTKIVEKISELKVSRISLESKKSKVDIDDKEFKSSELKNKAKELEIRLEAEEQKLGKLLKDKVDKRELLDETSGKRFNLNQELDLIRKQLAKTESTLESLMLRKNSLDNLFEGVKTILENKKTLSGIIGTVQDLIKVDKNYEIAISTVIQNGLQNIVVKSTTDVKALIEFLKNNKAGYATFLPLDNLKPNYINNETRFIIQKANGFIGFGNELVKIEKKYQVVLDYLLSNYIVVDSYENAIELSKLTNKKYHIVTLDGQRILPHGAIVGGSRKNKKVLLNDSQQIEDLELRKKDLDEKENSISKKVTLYSNEIEILREELAEIQTAIGASRHSSELIEKEASEVKEEFRVITGKELDGGEQEFQSLDEQIIKIISEISEQENKKDAIQQQINVIRSLKDKSNERQNNLNSIIEQDRKMLFSLKDKYASLNSDGTLIFEKQSNATSRLSLNYNLTFESALELSTNVMETESEVRDRINFLRKEINLLGNVNLDSIEEYEEENIRYQNYIEQTQDILESIKNLKEAIGDMDQQMIIQFRKIITDVNKVLPDTFATLFGGGTASIIYTNPDDILNTGIDLKMSPPGKKIANLNLLSGGEKSMVALSVLFSILKVKPIPLVILDEVEAPLDIANVERFAKYIKTFTKNTQFMIVTHRMGTMENCDTLFGATMEQKGITKLVQIKLIEAKKLSNTN from the coding sequence ATGATATTCTTAAAAAAAATTGAAGCGTATGGGTTCAAATCTTTTGCTGAACCAACAAATTTAAATTTCGATTTTTCAATGACAGGGATTGTAGGTCCCAATGGTAGTGGTAAATCTAATATAAACGATGCTATCATGTGAGCTCTTGGAGAACAATCATATAAAACATTACGTGGAGATTCAATGGAAGACATTGTATTTTCAGGAAGTAGTGAAAAAAAACCATTAAATATGGCTGAAGTTACCCTTGTATTCGACAATAGTAATAGAGCATTTAGCTCATTAGATTATAATGAAGTATCAATTACAAGAAAGTTTTTTAGACCAACAAAAGAATCAGAGTATTTTATAAATGGAAGTAGAGTTCGTTTAAAAGATATTCAAGAAGTTGCTTTAGAAACTGGCTTAACAAAATCAAGTCTAGCTATTATTTCGCAAGGTTCAATTAGTAATTTTGTGGAATCGAAACCAGAAGATAGAAGAAGACTTTTTGATGAAGCAGCAGGTATTGCTCGATATAAAAAAAGAAAAGAAGAAGCAATTAGAAAACTTTCAAGAACTCAAGAAAATTTAGATAGATTAAATGACATAATAAATGAAATTGAAAGAAAATTACCTTCTTTAAAAAGACAATCTAAAAAAGCAATATCATATAAGGAACTTTTTAATGAATTAAAAAACATAGAAGTTTCAGTATTAGTAAATGATATTAAACTTTATAAGCAAAAAATTATTGAATTAAATGATCAAAAAACAGAACTAAAAATTGAAATTAACTCTCTTGAAAAGCAAATAAATAAAAAAAATGAAGAATTTAATAGTATTTCTCAATCAAGTTATAATAATGAAAAAGAATTATCTAAGTTAAATAAAGAATTTACTAAAATAGTTGAAAAAATTAGTGAATTAAAAGTTTCTAGAATCTCATTAGAATCTAAAAAAAGTAAAGTTGATATTGATGATAAGGAATTTAAATCATCAGAATTAAAAAATAAAGCTAAAGAACTAGAAATTAGATTAGAAGCTGAAGAACAAAAATTAGGAAAATTATTAAAAGATAAAGTTGATAAAAGAGAATTACTTGATGAAACTAGTGGAAAACGCTTCAACTTAAATCAAGAATTGGATTTAATAAGAAAACAATTAGCAAAAACTGAATCAACTTTAGAAAGTTTAATGTTAAGAAAAAACTCTTTAGATAATTTATTTGAAGGTGTAAAAACAATTCTTGAAAATAAAAAAACACTTTCAGGTATTATTGGTACAGTTCAAGATCTAATTAAAGTTGATAAAAATTACGAAATTGCAATCTCTACTGTAATTCAAAATGGATTACAAAATATAGTTGTTAAATCAACAACTGATGTAAAAGCTTTAATAGAATTTTTAAAAAATAATAAAGCAGGATATGCTACATTTCTACCTTTAGACAATTTAAAACCAAATTATATAAATAATGAAACTAGATTTATAATTCAAAAAGCAAATGGTTTCATTGGATTTGGAAATGAATTAGTTAAAATAGAAAAAAAATATCAAGTTGTTTTAGATTATTTACTTTCAAATTATATAGTTGTAGATAGTTATGAAAATGCAATTGAACTTTCAAAATTAACTAATAAAAAATATCATATCGTAACTTTAGATGGCCAAAGAATTTTACCACATGGTGCTATTGTTGGGGGAAGTAGAAAAAATAAGAAAGTCTTATTAAATGACTCACAACAAATAGAGGATTTAGAGTTAAGAAAAAAAGATCTTGATGAAAAAGAAAACTCAATTTCTAAAAAAGTAACTTTATATAGTAATGAAATAGAAATTCTTCGTGAGGAACTAGCTGAAATTCAAACAGCAATTGGAGCTTCAAGACATTCATCAGAATTAATTGAAAAAGAAGCAAGCGAAGTTAAAGAAGAATTTAGAGTAATTACAGGAAAAGAACTTGATGGTGGAGAACAAGAATTCCAATCTCTTGATGAACAAATTATTAAAATTATTTCCGAAATATCTGAACAAGAAAATAAGAAAGATGCAATTCAACAACAAATAAATGTAATTAGATCTTTAAAAGATAAATCAAATGAAAGACAAAATAATTTAAATTCAATAATTGAGCAAGATAGAAAAATGCTTTTCTCATTAAAAGATAAATATGCTAGTCTAAACTCTGATGGTACTTTAATCTTTGAAAAACAATCAAATGCAACATCAAGATTATCTTTAAATTATAATTTAACATTTGAATCAGCTTTAGAATTAAGTACAAATGTTATGGAAACTGAATCAGAAGTTAGAGATAGAATTAATTTTTTAAGAAAAGAAATAAATTTATTAGGAAATGTTAATTTGGATTCAATAGAGGAGTATGAAGAAGAAAATATAAGATATCAAAATTATATTGAACAAACTCAAGATATACTTGAGTCAATAAAAAACTTAAAAGAAGCAATTGGTGATATGGATCAACAAATGATAATTCAATTTAGAAAAATTATCACAGATGTAAATAAAGTATTACCAGATACTTTTGCAACTCTATTTGGTGGAGGAACAGCTTCAATTATTTATACAAATCCAGATGATATTTTAAATACAGGTATTGATTTAAAAATGTCACCACCGGGTAAAAAAATTGCTAACTTAAATTTATTGAGTGGTGGAGAAAAATCAATGGTTGCACTTTCAGTTTTATTTTCAATTCTAAAAGTTAAACCAATACCTTTAGTTATATTAGATGAGGTTGAAGCTCCTCTTGATATTGCCAATGTAGAACGCTTTGCAAAATATATTAAAACTTTTACAAAAAATACACAATTTATGATTGTTACTCACAGAATGGGTACTATGGAAAATTGTGATACTCTATTTGGAGCAACAATGGAACAAAAAGGTATTACAAAACTTGTTCAAATTAAACTTATTGAGGCAAAAAAATTATCAAATACGAATTAA
- the ptsS gene encoding phosphate ABC transporter substrate-binding protein: MSRKISIILLALLSVVLGLWIWSVAAPKNSIILGGSTSVNPFMQKLTKKYYHESEKDFIYNSTGSQAGVGGVEKGMYSAGFISKKISDTTLSKGNTFSNVCANPKEEECRFENVDLNHWKNENNDISKNNSYIALEFAIDAIGVIFNSPSYWNEVITYDEDQKTISLNDLMNFDLNNNKELLAKIYSGNMYWEELAKEVLKGYENSTFYSQLNAKIPTSNKTKIVTFTREDGSGTRSAFSDLTGIKDMHSSNVVNSNGSMIENMSNVPSIGYVSNGFLGQLTDQGAIKLAGIDGKKLAINKSNKPKEWNKTDHKWENWKINGEDGNSEDFIKKAYTFKRPFIAIFNIYNKNLEQLIQLFEWMHNADEAKSVFEDEGLVRDMNYQSPSPKKVLGGNYA; the protein is encoded by the coding sequence ATGAGTAGGAAAATAAGCATAATACTGTTGGCATTATTGTCAGTGGTGTTAGGTCTATGAATTTGAAGTGTTGCAGCACCTAAAAATTCAATTATTTTAGGTGGAAGCACAAGTGTTAATCCATTTATGCAAAAATTAACAAAAAAATATTATCATGAATCAGAAAAAGACTTTATTTACAATTCAACAGGTAGTCAAGCTGGTGTTGGAGGCGTAGAAAAAGGAATGTATAGTGCAGGGTTTATTTCTAAAAAAATAAGTGATACTACATTGTCAAAAGGAAATACTTTTTCAAATGTATGTGCAAATCCAAAAGAAGAAGAATGTAGGTTTGAAAATGTTGATTTAAATCATTGAAAAAATGAAAATAATGATATTTCAAAAAATAATTCATATATTGCTTTAGAATTTGCAATTGATGCGATTGGTGTGATTTTTAACTCACCAAGTTATTGAAATGAAGTAATTACTTACGATGAGGATCAAAAAACTATATCATTAAATGATTTAATGAATTTTGACTTAAATAATAATAAAGAATTATTGGCAAAAATTTATTCAGGAAATATGTATTGAGAAGAATTGGCAAAAGAAGTACTAAAAGGTTATGAGAATAGCACATTTTATTCTCAATTAAATGCAAAAATCCCAACAAGTAATAAAACTAAAATAGTTACTTTTACAAGAGAAGATGGTTCAGGAACTAGATCAGCTTTTTCAGATTTAACAGGAATAAAAGATATGCACTCATCAAATGTGGTTAATTCTAATGGTTCAATGATTGAAAATATGAGTAATGTTCCAAGTATAGGATATGTTTCAAATGGTTTCTTAGGACAATTAACAGATCAGGGAGCAATTAAATTAGCAGGTATTGATGGTAAAAAATTGGCTATTAACAAGAGCAATAAACCAAAAGAATGAAACAAAACCGATCATAAATGAGAAAATTGAAAAATAAATGGTGAAGATGGAAACTCAGAAGATTTTATTAAAAAGGCATATACTTTTAAAAGACCATTTATAGCAATTTTTAATATATATAATAAAAATTTAGAACAATTAATTCAATTATTTGAATGAATGCACAATGCAGATGAAGCAAAATCAGTTTTTGAAGATGAGGGACTTGTAAGAGATATGAATTATCAATCTCCATCTCCTAAAAAAGTATTAGGAGGTAATTATGCTTAA
- the plsX gene encoding phosphate acyltransferase PlsX, with protein MEYKKIAFDVMGSDNGLIPAVDAAIKLLGEQKDLKIIFVGNETELNKALSSKKYNPDQVEIVNTTEVIEMTDGIMDIRRKKNSSMVKALELVNEGKADGITTGGATAPFIAGCHFIIKKLDGIERPGFMPVIPTLVKGKITLLLDVGANLECDPEDLVNFAIMATAYSKAVNGVKEPKVALLNIGEEKSKGLELHKQTYKLLEENKDINFVGNIESRYLANGIVDIIVTDGYTGNIALKAAEGMGKALLSEIKSAITKTLFRKLAALRLKRAFKEVRAKFDYKNHAGAILLGANGIAFKSHGSSDKIAFYATLKMTYNAIKNDVVNKVKKALAE; from the coding sequence ATGGAATATAAAAAAATAGCGTTTGACGTTATGGGTTCAGATAATGGTTTAATTCCAGCAGTTGATGCTGCTATTAAACTTTTAGGTGAGCAAAAAGATTTAAAAATAATCTTTGTAGGTAATGAAACAGAATTAAATAAAGCTCTTTCATCAAAAAAATATAATCCTGATCAAGTTGAAATCGTTAATACAACAGAAGTTATTGAAATGACTGACGGAATTATGGATATTAGAAGAAAAAAGAACTCAAGTATGGTAAAAGCTCTTGAGTTAGTAAATGAAGGTAAAGCTGATGGCATAACAACTGGAGGAGCAACAGCTCCATTTATTGCTGGTTGTCACTTTATTATAAAAAAACTTGATGGTATTGAAAGACCTGGTTTTATGCCAGTTATTCCAACATTAGTTAAAGGAAAAATTACTCTTTTATTAGATGTTGGTGCAAATTTAGAATGTGATCCAGAAGATTTGGTTAATTTTGCAATTATGGCAACAGCTTATTCAAAAGCTGTTAACGGTGTAAAAGAACCTAAAGTAGCTCTATTAAATATTGGAGAAGAAAAATCAAAAGGATTAGAATTACATAAACAAACATATAAATTATTAGAAGAAAATAAAGATATTAATTTTGTTGGAAACATTGAATCTAGATATTTGGCAAATGGTATTGTAGATATTATTGTAACTGATGGATATACAGGAAATATTGCTTTAAAAGCAGCAGAAGGTATGGGTAAAGCTTTACTAAGTGAAATTAAATCAGCCATTACAAAAACTCTATTTAGGAAATTAGCAGCATTAAGATTAAAAAGAGCATTTAAAGAAGTTAGAGCAAAATTTGATTACAAAAATCATGCAGGTGCAATATTATTAGGAGCAAATGGTATTGCTTTTAAATCACATGGTTCTAGTGATAAAATAGCTTTTTATGCAACATTAAAAATGACTTATAATGCAATTAAAAATGATGTTGTAAATAAAGTTAAAAAGGCTTTAGCTGAATAA
- the pstA gene encoding phosphate ABC transporter permease PstA — protein sequence MLKTHVKKLPKAKASKMDLSTKISILTITTIVLLILAVLVGFILYKSVPVFKEFSFFKFLFSGDWSPGKDGAGKYGLGKIILSTLMMMFFTLLFAIPLTIFSSLFITEYLKNRTKKFVVTVIQLLAGIPSVVFGLFALDQIGPIFVAMGAPTSGNMMTASFTLAFMALPTMITLSINAIEAVPEGHRYASLGLGMTKEKTTFGVVLVSAMPKIITAIITGVARIIGETMAVILIAGNSTKGLNTDDGFIGFIFSSIRTLAGTIGLEMLENHGSTHESALYAIGMVLFIIVILINLLIIAVGNINKKKSKSINKIKHKKIKVRKNNYEYDSHNLNILVQTYTEKRFGKKMESAILNFFMITSTTIIIGFTSWILLTVMFKGIGGFDPGAFIEIEGQRSGIFALLFTTILLVLGTIIFAIPLALIVAIYLAEYAHKDSKFAKVIRFSINVLASTPSIVFGVFGLSLFVVTMGIPMSVFASSLTMTIVILPSMITAFEDSITSVPSLYKEAAYGMGMTKTGVLFKIIIPNSTKGLVTGTILAVARIIGESAPVYLTLGTAVRMPSEGFFSSGATLTTQIYMMASEGNDPHTLGVAYQIALVTIFLVLGLNFLSKYIGVKLNPVHKKIPFKVKFKAFISIFTISHIKKVAKKTKKDTVSLYKKWISYFNIHRWKTYYKNSKVRNKVIKTIKLEAKNNSNKDVKKIAKEKEE from the coding sequence ATGCTTAAAACACATGTAAAAAAACTTCCTAAAGCAAAAGCATCTAAAATGGACTTATCAACTAAAATATCTATTTTAACTATAACAACTATTGTTTTATTAATATTGGCAGTTTTAGTAGGATTTATTTTATACAAATCAGTTCCAGTTTTTAAAGAATTTTCATTTTTTAAATTCCTATTTTCAGGAGATTGATCACCTGGAAAAGATGGTGCAGGTAAATACGGTTTAGGTAAGATAATTCTTTCAACTTTAATGATGATGTTTTTTACATTATTATTTGCTATTCCATTAACAATATTTAGTTCATTATTCATAACTGAGTATTTAAAAAATAGAACTAAAAAATTTGTAGTTACTGTAATTCAATTACTTGCAGGAATTCCTTCAGTTGTTTTTGGTCTATTTGCTTTAGATCAAATTGGACCAATTTTTGTAGCAATGGGAGCTCCAACAAGTGGTAACATGATGACAGCTAGTTTTACGTTAGCTTTTATGGCTTTGCCAACAATGATAACATTATCAATTAATGCTATTGAAGCAGTTCCAGAAGGTCATAGATATGCTTCGTTAGGATTAGGTATGACAAAGGAAAAAACAACCTTTGGAGTAGTTTTAGTTTCTGCAATGCCAAAAATTATTACAGCTATCATTACTGGAGTTGCAAGAATTATTGGAGAAACTATGGCAGTTATTTTAATTGCTGGAAACTCAACAAAAGGTTTAAATACAGATGATGGTTTCATTGGATTTATTTTTTCATCAATTAGAACTTTAGCAGGAACAATTGGTTTAGAAATGCTAGAAAATCATGGATCAACTCATGAATCTGCATTATATGCAATTGGTATGGTTTTATTTATAATAGTTATTCTTATTAATTTATTAATTATAGCTGTTGGAAATATTAATAAAAAGAAAAGTAAATCAATTAATAAGATTAAACATAAAAAAATTAAAGTTAGAAAAAATAATTATGAATATGATAGTCACAATTTAAATATTTTAGTACAAACATATACTGAAAAAAGATTTGGAAAAAAAATGGAGAGTGCTATTTTAAATTTCTTTATGATAACTTCAACTACGATAATTATTGGATTTACAAGTTGAATATTGTTAACTGTTATGTTTAAAGGGATTGGTGGCTTTGATCCTGGTGCATTTATAGAAATTGAAGGGCAAAGAAGTGGTATATTTGCACTATTGTTTACAACAATACTTTTAGTGCTAGGAACTATTATATTTGCAATACCATTAGCATTAATTGTGGCAATCTATTTAGCAGAATATGCTCATAAAGATAGTAAATTTGCTAAAGTAATTAGATTCTCAATAAATGTTCTAGCATCAACTCCAAGTATTGTATTTGGTGTGTTTGGTTTAAGTTTATTTGTTGTTACAATGGGAATACCAATGTCAGTATTTGCTTCAAGTTTAACAATGACAATAGTTATTCTTCCTTCAATGATTACAGCATTTGAAGACTCAATAACATCTGTTCCTTCTTTATATAAAGAAGCTGCATATGGAATGGGTATGACAAAAACAGGAGTACTATTCAAAATTATTATTCCAAACTCAACTAAGGGACTTGTGACAGGAACTATTTTAGCTGTTGCAAGAATCATTGGTGAATCAGCTCCTGTATATCTAACATTGGGAACAGCAGTTAGAATGCCTTCAGAAGGTTTCTTCTCATCAGGTGCTACTTTAACAACTCAAATATATATGATGGCTTCAGAAGGAAATGATCCACATACATTAGGTGTTGCATATCAAATTGCACTTGTTACAATATTCTTAGTACTAGGTTTAAATTTCTTAAGTAAATATATTGGAGTCAAATTAAATCCAGTTCATAAAAAAATACCATTTAAAGTTAAATTTAAAGCTTTTATATCTATATTTACAATATCTCATATAAAAAAGGTTGCTAAAAAAACTAAAAAAGATACAGTATCACTGTACAAAAAATGAATATCTTATTTCAATATACATAGGTGGAAAACTTATTATAAAAATTCAAAAGTTAGAAATAAAGTAATTAAAACAATTAAATTAGAAGCAAAAAATAACTCTAATAAAGATGTCAAAAAGATTGCAAAAGAAAAGGAAGAGTAA